The Penaeus vannamei isolate JL-2024 chromosome 42, ASM4276789v1, whole genome shotgun sequence genome includes the window GATTAAGTGCCATATTGGTAATTATCAACACTAACGTTActagtgatgatattagtaaacGGAAAGCTCTCATTATAGCGTTATTATGATATGATTAATAGAgcgacagtaataataaacacCAATAACGATACTCCTGATCAATAAACAGTTAATTTTGTACCATGTAGTACTCGATTACAGGCGTACttttatacataagtatgtacagTACAAACAAGAGGTTATATGCACCGATGTAATATGTATGTTAGtattatattttctaatattttctcCTCACAATCTTACGCTATACTTCCAAAGAAATTATATAATTTATCATATTATCAAGGCTATTAATCACGTGAAATAAGTACTTAAAAACTCTTACTTTGGTAATGCACTAAACACAATCTGTGATAGAACCATATTGTTATACATAACTAATGGTCAGCCTATTGCATTTATTATCACTTCACATTATtgccaaatatatacaaaaataaaataaaatatatattgaaaaaagtaCAAACAATAGCAAATGTTTATTGATTCCTTGGATCGTCTAGAAGTTATCATCtgttctatacatatatgtgcacacacacacacacacacctataaatatatgaatgaagatGATTTATCTCGATATTAATATGAATTATTAAGATTTCTTTATGAAAATACTTGCATTCTTCATATCGATAAGGTGTTCAGTCATTCGTATGTCATCCTtcaagataagaaaggaaacatCTTTTTATTTGAAATCATTTAttgaaacaaaataatgaaatctACTAAAATGAGCATACAAAAAGTCAAAAATATTAAAATAGGAATactcaaagaaacaaagaatcttctaaaaaatcttaaaaatcgATACATTTTGAGATGTGACGATACCTGACGGTTACAATAACACACAGCAATGGGAGTTGTGTATAGCTTAACCAATAACCAACGCAAAGGAAACACATATTTCGCTCATACATCCCTAATTCTTACCTGAGTGACACTTTGTTTCGACCTTGTCCTCTCTTCTACTGCTTGTGCTCTCTCCCTCTAAACAGGCCTTTCGAAAATTACGCGGACAATTTGGAAACATATTTGATATACTTTTATAGTTCATAAAACCCGAAAAAACATATCTTCACCTCTGCACAAACAACCAAAGACTATAATATAACATTCTATGACCTAACACGAATGCACCTAACTTTTCAGAGACCACGAAACAAGTACAGGGAAACTTAACTTAAACGCATGtacaaaaaatcaatatatataaatatgtattataccaACAATCTTTAAATATAAACAAGGCGCATTCTTTGAAGAGAAACGCGAGTGAGctatggtttggtttggttttctttGACTTGCCGAATTCCAAACATCTAGCTTGTTATCAATGTAAACAAACTTCAGCAAAGAGacaactccttccccctctattgTGGGTGACAGAACTGTTCGCGGAAGAAAACAGACTGTGCTCTGTTAGCAAtggtaaaattttaaaaattgatTCAAATATTATGTAGCATAAACGCTATTATTatctaaagaagaagaaaaacctcCACACCCTTAAGAGAAACAATTTAATAGGATATCTGCTATTCATAGCAAAGATTAGTCTTTcataatgagaaataataaaggtaaataaaacaCTCTTTGAACTTTTCCGGGATGATCGTAATGCAGGTATACTTATCTTTTTGAGAATAATAAAGCAATCAGTATACGCCAACCGATACATCTGGTCCGTACAGATGGGCTAACAACTTGATGATTTATAATATCCTCTATTGGCGGAAAATTAAGTAAATTATCAAGAGAAATTCATCGTTATGACTCATTTCTGCTGGCCGTGCTTGGggtttgtttactattgtgacgTGAAACTGTAACAAGATTTTTCAAGAAATCTTGAAATATCTGTTCTTTAATTctttaagaattaatgaacaaagacgtgatgtcagatacgccagagaatctaatacttgttttattcatttacgggaCGAAGGACACCAGTTAATTTGGAAAGActccaaattaattcatagatcgtcaaattcgtacgagagaaatataattgaagcccttttaatcagaaaattgcctaatttcaacttgagTGCTTGCCAATGGGGGTTAGATGACAtgacctcatcacttgttagcaaagccttccccagactcttcgaccttgaccctctccctgagacctgattcagatcttgttcattctgtctctctgccactatataaacttgtcaaaattctctcctggaatccatttcggtttttgtcttaagaggaactcgtgaagagttcgaaacgtcacgcttattttcaattattgttgctaatttcattttcatttttgtgtacacgtgattgtgtttgtgcttgtgttcatatatatatatatatatatatatatatatatatatatatatatatatatatatatatatatatatatatatatatatatatatatatatatatagatatatatatatatatatatatatatatatatatatatatatatatatatatatatatatatatatatatatatatatatatatatatatatatatacatatatatatatatatatatatatatatatatatatatatatatatatatatatatatatatatatatatatatatatacatatacatatacatatatatatatatatatatatatatatatatatatatatatatatatatatatatatatatatatatttatgtgtgtgtgtgtgtgtgtgtgtgtgtgtgtgtgtgtgtgtgtgtctgtgtgtgtgtgtgtgtatcactacTGTATAGGTAGTGATAGGAACATAATCCGAGTTTTTGCTTAGATGCATATAAAGAAGGTTTTTGTATTTGACCTTCCAGTGAATATTTAAAGCAACTTATTGAAGTTTTATGATTCGTCAAAAAAATGTTCAATATCACTCACCTGTATCATGTCGGAAGTCAACAGATATCGCCTTCCTTAAGTAACGGCACGTATGGCTGGCATGTGAGGTATTTAGTACAGCTTCTGGTGCCAACGCGGTCGCTTGTCATAAAACTGGTGGGAAGTACGGCTGGACCCCCTTGGAGCTGAATGGTGAGCTTGATGTTGTAGTGCGATTTCTTAGTTATCGTTGAATGAAGTCAATggcctttctctcgctcgctttctttacTTCCAGGAGACCAGGACTTGCATCGTCCTAGGAGCGGCGGCAGCTTCGATTTTGAtgctggctctttctctcttctatttcaacTACCGTCGGCGTCCCGAACGTCGCCGGAGGATGACGTGCGTGGCGCTGAGGACGTGCCTCGTGTGCCCGGCGGTTGACGGCGCCGACGAGCCGAGCCTGAGGGCGAGCAACCGCCAGGCCTTCCAGACCCCCGGCCGCGAGCGCCCTCCGTCGCCCCGGCCGCGCCAAGGGCCGAATCCCATGGTCGAGTTCTTCCGGTCGCCCCCGATCGCCCAGCCGACCCGTGTTCCATCGCCGCCGCAAGAGACTCCCCCGCGCAGGAGAGCAAAGGGGCGCCGACGCCGCAAGGCCCACCGCAGGAGCGCCCACCCCGTCGCCAGGAGGAAGTCGCTGGTGGGCGCGTGCGCAGAGGCGGCCAccgcgagcggcggcggcggcggcgaaggcacCGCAGCCGAAAAGGAATGTCGAGCCGATGCCACCGCCAGGCGCGCCGACAGAGGAGAGAACGACTACGCCCGCGGGCGGGGGTCGCGACGCCCAGAGAGCAGAGCGTTTCGGAAAGGAAGCGGCCGGCGGAGGCCAGTCAGGAGAGGCAGTTCGGTCCTTCTAGAGGCGGCTCGCTTTGCGGCGGTGGGGAGGACGCCCAAGCCCCCGAAGCAGAAGCATTCCGCAGAGGGACTCCATCGCCCCGAGGACTACGAGGAGGCGCTGCCAGTTGGCTcgccgacctcctcctcctccgccagtcAGCGGGAGATCCTgactcctccttcgcctccgctcAGCCCAGCTGCCGCAGGacaccccctctgcctcccccccggTCCTTCAGCCTCCGCGCCGCCCCCGACGCCCGCCATCAGCCCGAGGGAGATGGTCAGCCTCCTGGAGCAGCAGGCGGCCGCGTCCTTCCCCGTGCCGTGGGTCGTGGTCAGCGCCGTGGCCCCGAGCGAGCTCGGCGTGTGGCCGCCCCGCCCGCGCCACAGGGGCAGGCTGCACCCGGGACTGTGCCTCCCTCGGGGGTCAGTGCCGCTCACGGCGGGCGACGCGGGGGAGGACCTCGCTGGTCAAGGAGCAAGGGCAAGGAAGGTCAAAGCAGGCCGTTCACCCCACCCACGCCAGAGCTCACCCAACGTGGGGTCAaagtaagaaatgaagaaaaagtaaatatgaaGGACTAAACCTCAGCTTTTCAAATGAATGTGTAGATGGGAAAAAGTGACCCAGACGTATTAACCTGAAACCGTTGTTAAAATCTTCTAAATCATAGGTAAATAGTactatatttcttgttttatctgcGCTTATTAAATTTGAAAAACAACGGTAGAAACGATGGATGAATGCAAGAAATTGAAATAGACATTATTGCCAAATTGTATTAAGTGATATTCAGAAAATCTTGGTGTGATATGTGtataatgaaatatgtatatacagataaacacacacacacacacacatacacacacacacatacacacacacacacacacacacacacacacacacacacacatacacacacacacacacacacatatatatatatgtgtgtgtgtgtgtgtgtgtgtgtgtgtgcatatatatatatatatatatatatatatatatatatatatatatatatatatatatatatatatatatatatatatatatatatatatatatatatatatatatatatatatatatatatatatatgtatgtatgtatatgtagacactgtgtgtgtatatatacaagaataaggTATCCGCATACTGATAACTCCTCAGTAAACTACATCTAAAAACGTGTATTTAATATCAAACCAAAACGTCATCTTGTGCACATTAAATGAGCCACAATCACAGTATGAAAATAAGACAGATGTCTTCATCAGAACCGAAGTCGATACCGTAATTAAGTTATTAATTAAGTAATTACGTATCATAGCAGTTAGACTGGGCCATAGCATTCCTCTTGGTTTGCTGTAAGAACCTATATAACGTAGATGGTGAGAAATGTATTCATATAGCAGATTGACAGGTCTGTAGGATGAATTTCTTAGGATGGGTGAGATCCTATGTAATCTAAGTAATGAAGTGTAAAAGGGCACGAATTTTACTCCTTTGCTGAGGGGAGTCTAAGAACCCAGGGGCGTCCTTGGAGAAGAGGCTGGCGGAAGCGAGGACCATCTCAGGAAGGGCGGCGTCTGCACAAGGAGAAGCCTGACTCGAACTTTTGTAACCTCTCTTGAACTCTGAAGAGGTCAGTGTCGTGTGGCGAAGTGTTGGTCGTAGCAAAgtctatataaattatatttcatGTCTTAAACAAGCTTTTTGGGGGATCGGAGTGTCGCCATGTGATCACTACGAAGGTTAAAAGGCTTGACTGGAGTGACAAACGCATCTTTAAAGCACACACGAGGCTTGAGTATTAGCAACAAACAGATATGAATCAAAATGAATCTGAATCAAAATCACAGGAGCCGAATTCAAatcaaataatcacaaaaaaaagagaataggtaAGATCATCCATCTCATACTGACCGGCAATTAGGTTAAAATGTATTTTCTAAATTTctgcatattttcttttatagaatTCGGCGATTTATGGACTCCCCAAGCTTTATTCTAGGCCATATTGCACACGGATGAAATGCGCATCAGATACTCAGCAATGCATTGAGCCAGAATATGAATTTTGTTTGATTCAAAAGAAGAAATGAGCATTGTATTTCTTGAAAAAAAGCAACATGCACATGTTTATCATCAGCCCGGAAGCCAACTGATACCATGTTTCCGAGTCAACATTAgacagcacattttttttttttttttacatataccaGGGCTCTCCCAAATATTAAGGAGAACGTTACTGGCATCTTGTATTTTTCTGTTAGTTTTCTTATTTCAACAttgactttttttcctctttttttctagctAACTGTTTTATCTCTCCCTAGTGACCGCCATTCCCGCCCTTgcgcctcttttcctcctccctagcATCCTCACTGATCTTCCTTTTGGCATCTGGGGTGATTTTCGACCTGCTGTGGTAACCTCCTACCTTGGAAATTTCTTGTACAATGACCTCGTGCATGCGACATGTCTGTAATTCTCCCGACATACGGATTAGGATAACCGAACTACCTGAACTATCTGCCCTCCAGGTGCTTGGCCAATCCATCTGTGTGCTTGCTTTTACCGCAGTCTAGCAAGCAAGATATGTAGGTGGGGAGGCAGACAGCGAGCAATGACGGCCGCCCATGACTGAACACGGGTTATGTATAGGAACATAGTGTTGTACCTTGTGATTATTGATCTCTACTGAGGCTTCTAGACACTCGAAAAGCTTTTCCTTCTGATGACAACGATGTtcgcacgtttttttttctctcttttcttttatttaatttttattcaaccttttatttttgtgattgtCGCTCCAGCACCTTCTATGCGAtatgtttcattatttatttcgtGCTGTGGTATACACTTATTTCCTTTTGATTCTGCAGATTATTGTTCAAGTATCAAGTTCCTAGATATTATTCTGGCAATCGATCCTCGTGATAACAACAGCCACGTGGATGTAAAAGCCAAAGcatagtaataagtaataattgaatgtagaaatataaatatatttatcaaaaCAAATATAGAACTAAAAAACATGGAAATCTAAAAGCTCAAAGTACACACAAGGTACTAAAACATGAACAATAAAATACTTTAAAGGTTAAATCACAACAAATACATCACTAAAAGGTTACAAAAAGTCAAAAGCAACGATACAAAACAAAGAGAACCATGTATTTCTTAACCCATTTGCTTGATGTACCAATGGCACTTAAGTGCATGGTCAGCGCACAAACTCACACTGGTTGCTGCGTTGTGGCTGATTCTGACGCCTTGTCTTGTGCCTCGACCACCGTCAGTGTTCggggaaggctaggtcagtagcaacccgaggacgtgtcatggcgtctgattctatttttggaaaaaaagcacgtttagatgacgtcacaaaaggaacggatgctttgtgaacatGATAGATGATTTTGGTCTCTTCGTTTTTcaaaaagaattgaaaataatgatttaaatggttatattttcactaaaCAATCATAGAAATAGCCGTTTGGGATGCTATGACACCTTctcgagttgctattgatctagctTTCTCCGTCAATGTTCATCCATAAAGTTCACCTGGTCTCCTCTGtcttgggatccctagacagctgaccaatcaaaagctgtagCTGACCAGACTCCGGCGAGGCTGACTAGGGATCCCAgggcagagaagactagtgtgacctttAGCTTACAGTTGTTGACATCCGCTACAGCATCGCGGACGCccgggaggatggagaggagaggaggaagctgCATCCGAGCGGTATCTTCTCGAGAGATTAAACTCAAACCACATGGCACGAAGAGAGGGCCACGTGACTTCCGCCTTGAATTAGTTGGAAGGTCAAAGAGTATTTCCTTTGGCCAATAGTACCTATGTGTCGCTCATTCTTCTTACTTTTACTCTAacataacattatctttattttcttcaagaTAGATTTATCTTAATCTACGTCAGCATGATGTCATCTTTATTTACTTCAACATGgctctatcttcatcttcttcaacatgattttatctttatctgcTTCAACATTGCTTTATCTTTATCTGCTTCAATATGACTATATTTATCTGCATTAATATGGACATATCATTATCTACTTCAACATGgctttatctttatctacttcAACAtggatatatctttatctacttcAACATGGATTTATTTCTGTATACTTCAACATGGCTTCATCTTTATCTACTTCAACAtggatatatctttatctacttcAACATGGATTTATCTCTGTATACTGCAACATGGCTTCATTTTTATCTACTCCCGTCCCGAACTCAACACTCACGCAAAataattattcctcttccttgtaCACACAAGACGCCAACATTCTCCTGACTAGACTCGCCAGTCACTTTCCCTATTCATCTTCTTTTCATATCAAACCAAAGTCTTTCCACGTGCTCTATATCTTATTGGTGGATCTTCCGGTACTTGAATCTAAGTTCTCATGCTGACGTACAGGTGACAATGAAATTGAagtctagatttttttcttttctttcatcatccTATGACTGGAAAAATGGCTTTATTgtacttcgttttttttcatgactggaggtaaaggaaaagaaaatgggggaggtgaaggagaggaagaggcgggagcaggaggaaaaggaaaagaaaatagaggaggtgaaggaaaagaagaggcgggcgaaggaggaaaaagaaaagaaaatagaggaggtgaaggagagaaagaggcgggagtaggaggaaaaagaaaagaaaatataggaggtgcagaagagaaagaggcgggagtaggagggaaaaatgcgaagggaaaagaagagaaggattttCACTTTTTGCAT containing:
- the LOC138860615 gene encoding myristoylated alanine-rich C-kinase substrate-like, which translates into the protein METRTCIVLGAAAASILMLALSLFYFNYRRRPERRRRMTCVALRTCLVCPAVDGADEPSLRASNRQAFQTPGRERPPSPRPRQGPNPMVEFFRSPPIAQPTRVPSPPQETPPRRRAKGRRRRKAHRRSAHPVARRKSLVGACAEAATASGGGGGEGTAAEKECRADATARRADRGENDYARGRGSRRPESRAFRKGSGRRRPVRRGSSVLLEAARFAAVGRTPKPPKQKHSAEGLHRPEDYEEALPVGSPTSSSSASQREILTPPSPPLSPAAAGHPLCLPPGPSASAPPPTPAISPREMVSLLEQQAAASFPVPWVVVSAVAPSELGVWPPRPRHRGRLHPGLCLPRGSVPLTAGDAGEDLAGQGARARKVKAGRSPHPRQSSPNVGSK